In Nostoc sp. UHCC 0926, a single genomic region encodes these proteins:
- a CDS encoding family 2B encapsulin nanocompartment shell protein, with product MTDALIRPDLDQENGQPQMSLSTKGARNLAKTTKTPPQMQGITPRWLLQMLPWVQVTGGAYRVNRRLTYDVGNGRVSFTNTGVQVRVIPQALCELSLLRGFEDIEVLNALADRFVQQEFAPGEVIVQEGQPANQVLLIAHGKVNKLKAGKYEAEALRDILAEGDCFGGEAIVLSQDTWEVSLRAVTRCIVLSLPIQAFRELMNQSEALQIQVDRFRAILSKPQDKYNQAEIAMTAGHSQETELPRTFADYDLNPREYELSVAQTILRVNTRVADLYNEPMNQTEQQLRLTIEALRERQEYEMLNNPDFGLLHNADLKQRIFTRTGPPTPDDFDELLSRRRKSRFFLAHPRAIAAFGRECNRRGIYSPSTEVNGKIVPAWRNYPIFPCNKIPITKEGTSSILVLRVGEENQGVVGLHKTGIPDEYQPSLSVKFMGINEKAVISYLVSAYYCAAILIPDALGILEDVEIGR from the coding sequence ATGACAGATGCTTTGATTAGGCCAGATTTAGACCAAGAAAACGGGCAACCCCAGATGAGCTTAAGCACGAAAGGGGCGCGGAATTTAGCCAAAACCACGAAAACTCCGCCTCAGATGCAAGGCATTACCCCCAGGTGGTTGTTACAGATGTTGCCTTGGGTACAAGTCACGGGTGGGGCCTATCGGGTTAACCGTCGCTTGACCTATGATGTTGGTAATGGACGGGTCAGCTTTACTAATACAGGGGTCCAGGTGCGGGTCATTCCCCAAGCACTTTGTGAACTATCTTTACTGCGTGGTTTTGAGGATATTGAGGTACTCAACGCCTTGGCAGACCGCTTTGTCCAACAAGAATTTGCCCCTGGTGAGGTAATTGTACAGGAAGGTCAACCAGCCAACCAGGTGTTATTAATTGCTCATGGTAAAGTTAATAAGCTTAAGGCAGGAAAATATGAGGCGGAAGCTTTACGGGATATCTTAGCTGAAGGCGATTGTTTTGGTGGCGAAGCTATAGTTCTATCTCAGGACACTTGGGAGGTTAGCCTCAGAGCCGTTACGCGCTGCATAGTTTTGTCTTTGCCAATACAGGCGTTTCGGGAGTTAATGAACCAGTCTGAAGCGTTGCAGATTCAGGTCGATCGCTTTAGAGCTATCTTGAGCAAACCCCAGGATAAGTATAATCAAGCGGAGATCGCCATGACCGCGGGTCATAGTCAGGAAACTGAGTTACCCAGGACATTTGCTGATTACGACTTGAATCCACGGGAGTATGAGTTAAGCGTCGCTCAAACCATTTTACGGGTGAATACGCGAGTTGCTGACCTCTACAACGAACCCATGAACCAGACGGAGCAACAATTACGGCTGACTATCGAAGCGTTGCGGGAACGGCAAGAATACGAGATGCTGAATAATCCTGATTTCGGGTTGTTGCACAATGCTGATCTCAAGCAACGCATCTTTACCCGCACCGGGCCACCGACTCCAGATGATTTTGATGAATTGCTCTCTCGGCGGCGCAAATCTCGTTTTTTCCTAGCTCACCCTCGCGCGATCGCTGCTTTCGGTCGGGAGTGTAACCGTCGTGGAATCTATTCCCCAAGCACGGAGGTCAATGGAAAGATTGTACCTGCATGGCGCAACTATCCGATTTTTCCTTGTAACAAAATTCCGATCACCAAGGAGGGTACTAGCTCTATTTTGGTACTCCGTGTCGGAGAAGAAAACCAAGGGGTAGTAGGTCTACACAAAACGGGTATCCCAGACGAATACCAGCCCAGCTTGTCCGTCAAATTCATGGGTATCAACGAAAAAGCTGTCATTTCTTATCTTGTCAGCGCCTACTACTGTGCAGCCATTCTCATCCCCGATGCACTTGGCATCCTGGAAGATGTCGAAATTGGGCGCTGA
- a CDS encoding family 2 encapsulin nanocompartment cargo protein terpene cyclase, with amino-acid sequence MTSSKQPFELPSFYVPWPARLNPNLEAARLHSKAWAYEMGILGGAEGSEDYGIWDERKFDAHDYSLLCSYTHPDADEPMLNLVTDWYVWVFFFDDHFLELYKRSQDMAGAKKYLNGLPAFMPVQPQQTPPEPTNAVERGLVNLWTRTIPNASQDWVIRFSESTINLLKESLWELANISQNRVANPIEYIEMRRKVGGAPWSANLVEHAVGAEILAAIAATRPLRVLKDTFSDGVHLRNDIFSYQREVEEEGENANCILVLERFLDVSTQEAANLTNDLLTSRVQQFENTFVTELPSLFEEYSLSPDERLKVVLYAKGLQDWQSGGHEWHMRSSRYMNQTSDKSSTASWFLGGPTGLGTSAARLGALYDSLGLKRFKSFTHVPYQPVGPVTLPQFYMPFSTSLNPHLEEARRHSKEWARQMGMLDTLPGIPSIYIWDDHKFNVADVALCGAYIHPNGSSAELNITACWLVWGTYADDYFPALYGHSRNMAGAKIFNARLSTFMPLDASSIPVPTNPVERGLADLWARTAGSMTANARRQFRQAIEDMTESWLWELANQIQNRIPDPIDYVEMRRKTFGSDLTMSLSRLSQGDEIPPEIFRTRTMQAIDNSAADFACLTNDIFSYQKEIEFEGEINNGVLAVQNFLNCDIPHAVAIVNDLMTSRALQFQHIVATELPILCDDFDLDTSARKKLYGYIKKLEQWMCGVLKWHRAVDRYKEFELRNNSTEKRLLQGPIGLGTAATKIRPSVGQETTQTNVQPVVQNLLSSPTGLGTSAMQIRSLLGTKG; translated from the coding sequence ATGACTTCAAGTAAGCAACCTTTTGAGTTGCCGAGTTTTTATGTACCTTGGCCGGCACGGCTAAACCCAAACCTGGAAGCGGCACGGTTACATTCTAAAGCTTGGGCTTATGAAATGGGAATTTTGGGCGGGGCAGAGGGATCTGAAGATTATGGGATTTGGGATGAGCGCAAGTTTGATGCCCATGACTATTCTTTATTATGTTCTTATACCCATCCAGATGCCGATGAACCTATGCTCAATCTGGTAACTGATTGGTATGTTTGGGTATTTTTCTTCGACGATCACTTCCTTGAGCTTTACAAGCGTAGCCAAGATATGGCCGGGGCTAAGAAGTACCTCAATGGACTACCAGCGTTTATGCCTGTGCAGCCCCAACAAACGCCGCCAGAACCCACTAATGCCGTAGAACGGGGTTTAGTAAACCTCTGGACTCGCACCATCCCCAATGCCTCCCAAGACTGGGTAATCCGATTTTCTGAGAGTACCATCAATCTTCTCAAAGAATCTCTCTGGGAACTCGCCAATATTAGCCAAAATCGAGTCGCTAACCCCATTGAGTACATTGAGATGCGCCGTAAGGTGGGGGGAGCGCCCTGGTCAGCTAACCTAGTGGAACACGCGGTTGGGGCAGAAATTCTAGCTGCGATCGCCGCCACTCGACCCCTGCGTGTTCTCAAAGACACCTTTTCTGACGGGGTACATCTACGAAATGACATCTTCTCTTACCAAAGAGAAGTGGAAGAAGAAGGGGAAAATGCTAACTGTATCCTGGTTTTAGAACGATTCCTCGATGTGAGTACCCAGGAAGCGGCCAATCTAACTAACGACTTATTAACGTCTAGGGTGCAACAGTTCGAGAACACCTTTGTTACTGAGCTTCCTTCCTTGTTCGAGGAATATAGTCTGAGTCCCGATGAGCGTCTGAAAGTAGTCCTATATGCCAAAGGACTTCAGGACTGGCAGTCGGGGGGTCATGAGTGGCACATGAGATCCAGCCGCTACATGAATCAGACATCAGACAAATCTTCAACAGCAAGCTGGTTTTTAGGCGGCCCCACTGGACTAGGCACATCAGCAGCCCGTCTGGGAGCCTTATACGATAGTTTGGGACTAAAACGGTTCAAAAGCTTTACCCATGTTCCCTATCAGCCTGTAGGGCCAGTAACCCTGCCGCAGTTTTATATGCCCTTCTCCACCAGTTTGAATCCCCATCTAGAAGAGGCTCGGCGGCATTCTAAAGAATGGGCGCGTCAAATGGGGATGCTGGACACACTGCCAGGGATACCCAGCATTTACATCTGGGATGACCACAAATTCAATGTGGCCGACGTAGCTTTATGCGGTGCCTATATTCATCCCAATGGGTCTAGTGCTGAGTTGAATATCACAGCCTGCTGGCTCGTTTGGGGAACCTATGCCGATGACTACTTCCCTGCACTGTATGGCCATAGCCGCAACATGGCAGGAGCAAAAATTTTTAACGCTCGGCTATCAACGTTTATGCCCCTTGATGCGAGTTCTATTCCTGTACCAACGAACCCAGTCGAACGGGGTTTAGCTGATCTATGGGCGCGGACGGCTGGTTCCATGACCGCTAATGCTCGTCGCCAGTTTCGTCAGGCGATCGAGGATATGACGGAAAGTTGGTTATGGGAACTGGCCAACCAGATCCAGAATCGCATTCCAGACCCGATAGACTATGTGGAAATGCGTCGTAAGACTTTTGGCTCCGATCTAACCATGAGCCTGTCTCGACTTTCCCAAGGGGACGAGATCCCACCAGAGATTTTCCGTACCCGAACCATGCAGGCAATTGATAATTCAGCCGCCGACTTCGCCTGTTTGACGAACGATATTTTTTCTTATCAGAAAGAAATCGAATTTGAGGGCGAGATTAATAACGGTGTGCTGGCGGTTCAGAATTTCCTGAACTGCGATATTCCCCACGCTGTCGCCATTGTTAACGACCTGATGACCTCCCGTGCCCTTCAGTTTCAACATATCGTTGCGACTGAACTCCCTATCTTGTGTGATGATTTCGACCTGGATACCAGTGCCCGTAAGAAACTGTACGGTTACATCAAGAAACTAGAGCAGTGGATGTGTGGGGTACTCAAATGGCATAGGGCGGTAGACCGCTATAAGGAATTTGAGTTGCGGAATAACTCAACAGAAAAACGCTTACTCCAAGGCCCTATAGGCTTAGGCACTGCGGCGACCAAAATTAGACCAAGTGTCGGTCAGGAAACAACTCAAACCAATGTTCAACCAGTGGTGCAGAACTTACTGAGTAGTCCAACAGGGTTAGGGACTTCAGCTATGCAAATCAGATCGCTGTTAGGAACGAAAGGTTAG
- a CDS encoding RNA-guided endonuclease InsQ/TnpB family protein, translating to MLGFEAKLEGKNEQYQALDEAIRTARFVRNASLRYWMDNKGIGRYELSAYCAVLAANTEFPWVSKLNSMARQASAERAWSAIARFFDNCKKNKPGKKGFPRFKRSQTHGSVEYKTCGWRLSNDRRHITFSDGFKAGTFKLWGTRDLHFYQLKQFKRVRVVRRADGYYAQFCIDQERVERREPTGKTIGIDVGLNHFYTDSNGETVANPRHLRKSEKSLKRLQRRMSKTKKGSQNRIKKRNRLARKHLKVSRQRKDFAVKTARCVVRSNDLVAYEDLQVRNMVSQRVGRVPRLEATGEPVRVKNHHLAKSINDVSWSLFREWVEYFGKVFGVVTVAVPPHYTSQNCSNCGEVVKKTLSARTHICPHCGHTQDRDWNAARNILEKGLSTAGHVGTNASGDIDLCVGGETPPSKSGRGKRKPKE from the coding sequence ATGCTGGGATTTGAGGCCAAACTTGAGGGGAAGAATGAGCAATATCAAGCGCTTGATGAAGCGATTAGAACTGCTCGTTTTGTTCGCAATGCAAGCCTTAGATACTGGATGGATAACAAGGGCATTGGCAGATATGAATTGAGCGCTTATTGTGCTGTGCTTGCTGCTAATACTGAGTTTCCTTGGGTATCCAAATTGAACTCGATGGCAAGACAGGCTAGCGCTGAAAGAGCATGGTCTGCAATTGCTCGGTTTTTTGATAACTGCAAAAAAAATAAACCTGGGAAAAAAGGATTTCCGAGGTTCAAGCGTAGTCAAACGCACGGTTCTGTTGAGTACAAAACTTGTGGGTGGCGACTTTCTAACGACCGCAGGCATATCACTTTTTCTGATGGGTTCAAAGCAGGAACCTTTAAGCTTTGGGGAACCCGTGACCTGCACTTCTACCAACTTAAACAGTTTAAAAGAGTGCGGGTTGTGCGTCGTGCTGATGGGTATTATGCCCAGTTTTGCATTGACCAAGAGCGAGTAGAAAGACGGGAACCAACGGGTAAAACTATTGGTATTGATGTTGGTTTGAACCACTTCTACACTGATAGTAATGGGGAAACAGTTGCAAATCCGCGTCACCTGCGTAAAAGTGAGAAGTCTTTGAAACGGTTGCAACGCCGGATGTCCAAGACTAAAAAGGGTTCCCAAAACAGAATTAAGAAGAGAAATAGACTTGCTCGGAAGCATCTCAAAGTAAGTCGCCAGCGTAAAGACTTTGCTGTTAAGACAGCAAGGTGCGTGGTGAGGTCTAACGACCTCGTGGCGTATGAAGATTTACAGGTGCGGAACATGGTGAGCCAGCGCGTTGGGCGGGTTCCCCGACTTGAAGCGACTGGCGAACCCGTCAGGGTCAAGAATCATCACTTGGCCAAATCGATTAATGACGTTTCGTGGTCGCTGTTCCGTGAATGGGTTGAGTATTTTGGCAAAGTGTTTGGCGTGGTAACTGTTGCCGTTCCACCCCACTACACCAGTCAGAATTGCTCTAATTGTGGCGAGGTTGTCAAAAAGACTCTTAGCGCTAGAACTCATATTTGTCCTCATTGCGGACATACTCAAGACAGAGATTGGAACGCAGCGCGGAACATATTAGAAAAAGGATTGAGTACGGCGGGTCACGTCGGAACTAACGCCTCTGGAGACATCGACCTCTGTGTGGGTGGGGAAACTCCTCCAAGCAAGTCGGGTCGTGGAAAGAGGAAACCCAAAGAGTGA
- a CDS encoding family 2B encapsulin nanocompartment shell protein produces the protein MTNAANTPLENQIEQLPMSLQTEAARKLATTTKTQPQMQGITSRWLLKLLPWVEAVGGSFRVNRRLTYTVGDGRVSFTNTGAQIQVIPQELCELPLLRGFEDVEVLNALAGQFVQQEFAAGDVIIRAGQQADQVLLIAHGKVNKIGAGKYDDQFVLDVLADGDHFGDYALVESQDTWDVTLTALTRCTILFLPQAAFQNLVNQSEALQAQVDQFRAKLSQPQNQYGEASINISSGHLAEAVLPGTFADYEINPREYELSVAQTILQISTRVADLYNEPMNQTEEQLRLTIEALRERQEHEMINNRDFGLLHNADLKQRIFTRSGPPTPDDLDELISIVWKEPSFFLAHPRTIAAFGRECNRLGLGPNSIPMGNSAIPAWRGIPIYPCNKIPVTKERTSSIMLMRVGATNQGVIGLHKTGIPDEYQPSLSVRFMGINEKAVISYLVSAYYSTAVLVPDALGILEDVEIGL, from the coding sequence ATGACTAATGCAGCAAACACTCCCCTAGAAAATCAAATTGAGCAATTGCCAATGAGTTTGCAGACGGAAGCGGCGCGTAAATTGGCAACGACCACCAAAACCCAACCCCAAATGCAGGGAATTACCTCACGGTGGCTCTTAAAACTGCTGCCTTGGGTAGAAGCAGTGGGTGGTAGCTTTCGGGTCAACCGTCGCTTAACCTATACGGTTGGGGATGGACGAGTCAGCTTTACCAATACAGGGGCCCAGATACAGGTCATTCCTCAAGAACTCTGTGAATTACCTTTGTTACGGGGATTTGAAGATGTCGAGGTCTTAAACGCCTTGGCTGGTCAATTTGTGCAACAAGAATTTGCTGCGGGTGATGTCATCATCCGAGCAGGTCAACAAGCTGATCAAGTATTGCTGATTGCTCATGGTAAAGTCAATAAAATTGGCGCAGGCAAGTATGATGATCAATTTGTTTTGGATGTATTAGCCGATGGTGACCATTTTGGCGACTACGCTTTAGTGGAATCTCAGGATACTTGGGATGTCACCCTCACCGCCCTTACCCGTTGCACCATCTTGTTTCTCCCTCAAGCAGCCTTTCAAAACCTGGTTAACCAGTCTGAGGCTCTGCAAGCGCAAGTGGATCAATTCAGGGCAAAATTGAGCCAACCCCAAAACCAATACGGGGAAGCCTCGATCAATATTTCCTCAGGCCACCTCGCAGAGGCAGTATTACCTGGGACTTTTGCAGATTATGAAATCAATCCACGGGAATATGAGTTAAGCGTTGCTCAAACCATTTTGCAAATCAGTACACGGGTTGCTGACCTCTACAACGAACCCATGAATCAGACGGAGGAACAATTACGGCTCACCATCGAAGCCTTACGGGAACGCCAAGAACACGAAATGATTAACAATCGTGACTTCGGACTGTTACACAATGCTGATCTCAAACAACGCATCTTTACCCGTAGCGGCCCCCCAACTCCTGACGATCTCGATGAATTGATCTCCATCGTTTGGAAAGAACCGAGCTTTTTCTTAGCTCATCCCCGCACCATTGCCGCTTTTGGTCGGGAATGCAACCGCCTTGGACTCGGTCCCAACTCTATCCCTATGGGTAACAGTGCAATTCCGGCTTGGCGTGGTATTCCCATCTATCCTTGCAATAAGATTCCTGTTACGAAAGAGCGTACTAGCTCCATCATGTTAATGCGTGTGGGAGCAACCAACCAGGGTGTTATTGGTCTGCATAAAACTGGCATTCCTGATGAATATCAGCCTAGTTTGTCTGTCCGCTTCATGGGTATTAACGAAAAGGCCGTTATTTCCTACCTGGTTAGTGCTTACTACTCTACAGCCGTTCTTGTTCCTGATGCACTAGGCATCCTTGAAGATGTAGAAATTGGTCTCTAA
- the crtE gene encoding geranylgeranyl diphosphate synthase CrtE — MVNTQVFEQSSVKETTFDLKAYLSERRSQVEAALEQSITVVYPEILYESMRYSLLAGGKRLRPILCLACCELVGGTVEMAMPTACTLEMIHTFSLIHDDLPTMDNDDYRRGKLTNHKIYGENIAILAGDALLAYAFEFLVVQTKGVAAQQLLQVVAKLAHAVAATGLVGGQVVDLQSEGLQNIDIETLNFIHAHKTGALLEASILSGAMLAKADNEVLQKLSCYASYIGLAFQIVDDVLDIIGTQEELGKTPGKDQKAQKVTYPSLWGIEESKRKSQELVDLAKAELVDFGAKAQHLMAIADYITARTH, encoded by the coding sequence ATGGTGAATACTCAAGTCTTTGAACAGTCATCTGTTAAAGAAACGACCTTTGACCTTAAAGCTTATTTATCAGAACGGCGATCACAAGTTGAAGCAGCGCTTGAACAATCAATCACTGTAGTCTATCCAGAAATACTCTACGAATCCATGCGCTATTCTCTGCTGGCTGGAGGAAAGCGCCTACGCCCGATTCTATGTCTTGCCTGTTGTGAACTGGTTGGAGGCACAGTCGAGATGGCGATGCCTACTGCTTGTACGCTGGAAATGATTCACACCTTTTCTCTGATCCATGACGATTTACCCACAATGGATAATGATGACTATCGACGCGGCAAGTTAACTAACCATAAAATTTATGGCGAAAACATTGCCATTCTAGCTGGTGATGCGCTTTTAGCCTACGCCTTTGAGTTTCTTGTGGTTCAAACCAAAGGAGTTGCTGCCCAGCAGTTATTGCAGGTTGTTGCTAAGTTAGCTCATGCAGTAGCAGCAACAGGTCTAGTTGGCGGTCAAGTTGTTGATTTACAATCTGAGGGATTGCAGAATATTGACATCGAAACTCTCAACTTTATTCATGCTCACAAAACAGGAGCTTTGTTAGAAGCTTCCATTCTCTCAGGTGCAATGCTAGCGAAAGCTGACAACGAAGTCCTGCAAAAGCTTTCTTGCTATGCTTCCTACATTGGTCTAGCTTTTCAAATTGTTGATGATGTTTTGGATATAATTGGGACACAAGAAGAACTCGGTAAAACCCCAGGCAAAGACCAAAAGGCACAGAAAGTGACGTATCCCAGTTTATGGGGTATTGAGGAATCAAAACGCAAGAGCCAAGAATTAGTTGACCTAGCCAAAGCTGAACTTGTTGATTTTGGAGCAAAGGCACAACATCTAATGGCGATCGCAGACTATATCACAGCTAGAACACATTAG